A region from the Brassica napus cultivar Da-Ae chromosome C8, Da-Ae, whole genome shotgun sequence genome encodes:
- the LOC106442065 gene encoding uncharacterized protein LOC106442065, whose translation MWIANYDRLPTRSRLAAWGLHISPTCPLCSRSDETMDHLLLSCDYSQEGGSFSMSATTKYAHKLGGAIVLDQRSTVEQDRSIKETSDPNCGLPPLEAEEQSHSQPDINPGCCCFRGIDKEIRNIISGRRQRKKFVPSWPCG comes from the coding sequence atgTGGATCGCAAATTACGATCGCCTGCCAACAAGGTCAAGGCTTGCGGCGTGGGGCTTGCATATCTCACCTACCTGTCCTCTCTGCTCTCGCTCTGACGAAACCATGGACCATCTCCTTCTGTCCTGTGATTACAGTCAAGAGGGAGGTTCTTTTTCGATGTCAGCCACCACCAAGTATGCTCACAAACTGGGCGGAGCTATTGTCTTGGATCAGAGGAGCACCGTCGAGCAAGATCGTTCTATTAAGGAAACTAGCGACCCAAACTGTGGTCTACCACCTCTAGAAGCAGAGGAACAATCTCATTCACAACCAGACATCAATCCCGGCTGCTGCTGTTTCCGAGGCATTGATAAAGAGATAAGGAACATTATCTcaggaagaagacaaagaaagaAGTTTGTTCCCTCATGGCCTTGTGGCTGA